From a single Streptomyces liliifuscus genomic region:
- a CDS encoding M4 family metallopeptidase, producing the protein MSGYHRSTHRRRRAAALALTTASSLLVLGVQSGPVSAAPADPGSSKITATPRAGAAQTELSPAKRASLLKSATANAGDTAEQLGLGSREKLVVKDVIKDADGTTHTRYERTYAGLPVLGGDLVLHLKNGRTTTSKATRATIAVPTTTPKISAARAATKALAIGKAADVERSEVEGKPRLVVWAAAGSKPTLAWESVVEGFQEDGTPSELHVVTDAASGKVASKYESVHTGTGTGQYNGSVPIGTTASGSSYQMVDGDRAGQRTYDLNQGTSGTGTLFTDDNDVWGDGTPGNRQTAGVDVAFGAAATWDYYKNVYGRNGIRNDGVAAYSRAHYGNNYVNAFWQDSCFCMTYGDGAGNAKPLTSLDVAAHEMTHGVTSATANLTYSGESGGLNEATSDIFAAAVEFNAGLDADVPDYLVGEKIDINGNGTPLRYMDKPSKDGQSRDNWDASLGSIDVHYSSGPANHFFYLLSEGSGAKTVNGVNYDSPTADGVPVAGIGIENAARIWYRALTTYMTSSTNYAGARVATLQAAGDLFGAYSDTYLAVAAAWAGINVGDRIALGVNVSPIDDQTSGVGQEVSLQIEAYTTNADATLTYEVTGLPDGLTASDGGLISGVPTTTGTSDVTVKVTDSTGATVSDTFEWRVAYVYGNSTRVDIPDVGAAVESPITITGRSGNASATTEVYVNIVHTYRGDLTVDLVGPDGTVYSLLNRSGGSADNVNQTFVVDASAQPVDGTWKLRVRDVASIDVGYIQQWRITP; encoded by the coding sequence TTGTCCGGGTATCACCGTTCCACCCACCGGCGCAGACGCGCCGCGGCCCTGGCCCTCACGACCGCGAGCTCTCTGCTCGTCCTCGGAGTCCAGTCCGGACCCGTGTCCGCCGCACCCGCGGATCCGGGTTCCTCGAAGATCACCGCCACACCGCGTGCCGGTGCGGCGCAGACCGAGCTGTCACCCGCCAAGCGCGCCTCGCTCCTCAAGAGCGCGACCGCCAACGCAGGCGACACGGCCGAGCAACTCGGCCTCGGCTCCCGGGAGAAGCTCGTCGTCAAGGACGTCATCAAGGACGCCGACGGCACGACCCACACCAGGTACGAGCGCACCTACGCGGGACTCCCGGTCCTCGGCGGTGACCTGGTACTGCACCTGAAGAACGGCCGGACCACCACGTCCAAGGCCACCCGTGCCACCATCGCGGTGCCCACCACCACGCCGAAGATCTCCGCGGCCCGCGCCGCCACCAAGGCGCTCGCGATCGGCAAGGCGGCCGACGTGGAGCGGTCCGAGGTCGAGGGCAAGCCCCGGCTCGTCGTCTGGGCCGCCGCCGGGTCCAAGCCGACCCTGGCCTGGGAATCCGTCGTCGAGGGATTCCAGGAGGACGGCACGCCCAGCGAACTGCACGTCGTCACCGACGCGGCCTCCGGCAAGGTCGCCTCGAAGTACGAGAGCGTGCACACCGGCACGGGCACGGGCCAGTACAACGGCTCGGTCCCGATCGGCACCACCGCATCCGGTTCGTCGTACCAGATGGTCGACGGGGACCGCGCGGGACAGCGCACGTACGACCTGAACCAGGGAACCTCCGGCACCGGCACACTCTTCACGGATGACAACGATGTCTGGGGCGACGGCACCCCGGGCAACCGGCAGACCGCCGGTGTTGACGTCGCCTTCGGGGCTGCCGCGACCTGGGACTACTACAAGAACGTTTACGGCCGCAACGGCATCCGCAACGACGGTGTCGCCGCCTACAGCCGCGCCCACTACGGCAACAACTACGTCAACGCCTTCTGGCAGGACTCCTGCTTCTGCATGACGTACGGCGACGGGGCGGGCAACGCCAAGCCGCTGACCTCGCTGGACGTGGCGGCCCACGAGATGACCCACGGCGTCACCAGCGCCACCGCCAACCTGACGTACTCGGGGGAGTCGGGCGGCCTGAACGAGGCGACCTCCGACATCTTCGCCGCGGCGGTGGAGTTCAACGCCGGGCTGGACGCCGACGTCCCCGACTACCTGGTCGGCGAGAAGATCGACATCAACGGCAACGGCACCCCGCTGCGGTACATGGACAAGCCCTCCAAGGACGGCCAGTCCCGCGACAACTGGGACGCCTCGCTGGGCAGCATCGACGTCCACTACTCCTCCGGTCCCGCCAACCACTTCTTCTACCTGCTGTCCGAGGGCAGCGGAGCGAAGACCGTCAACGGCGTGAACTACGACAGCCCCACCGCCGACGGTGTCCCGGTCGCGGGCATCGGCATCGAGAACGCTGCCCGGATCTGGTACCGGGCGCTGACGACGTACATGACGTCGTCGACCAACTACGCGGGCGCCAGGGTCGCGACCCTGCAGGCCGCGGGTGACCTCTTCGGTGCCTACAGCGACACCTACCTCGCCGTCGCCGCCGCCTGGGCGGGCATCAACGTCGGTGACCGCATAGCCCTGGGTGTCAACGTCTCCCCGATCGACGACCAGACCTCCGGTGTCGGCCAGGAGGTGTCCCTGCAGATCGAGGCCTACACGACCAACGCGGACGCGACGCTGACCTACGAGGTCACCGGCCTGCCCGACGGTCTGACCGCGAGCGACGGCGGGCTGATCTCCGGGGTTCCGACCACGACCGGCACCAGTGACGTCACCGTGAAGGTGACCGACAGCACGGGTGCGACCGTGTCGGACACCTTCGAGTGGCGGGTGGCGTACGTCTACGGCAACTCCACCCGGGTCGACATCCCCGACGTCGGTGCCGCGGTCGAGTCGCCCATCACCATCACGGGCCGCTCGGGCAACGCCTCGGCGACCACCGAGGTGTACGTCAACATCGTGCACACCTACCGGGGTGACCTGACGGTCGATCTGGTCGGCCCCGACGGGACCGTGTACTCGCTGCTGAACCGCAGCGGCGGCTCGGCCGACAACGTCAACCAGACGTTCGTCGTGGACGCCTCGGCGCAGCCCGTCGACGGCACCTGGAAGCTGCGGGTGCGTGACGTGGCGTCGATCGACGTGGGCTACATCCAGCAGTGGAGGATCACTCCCTGA
- a CDS encoding tetratricopeptide repeat protein: protein MDYYDLGTHRRPVTTSSPEAQKWFDRGLVWSYAFHHEEAVACFEAAVAADPDCAMAHWGIAYALGPNYNKPWEFFDGEDLARTVDRTHAAVELAQRKAAGATAVEQALIGALRARYPQADAVEDCSVWNEPYADSMRAVYELAPDDLDIATLYADALMNLTPWQLWDLRTGEPAEGARTLAAKAVLERAIATEAGARHPGVLHMYIHLMEMSSVPETALPVADRLRGLVPDAGHLQHMPTHLDVLCGDYRRVVSDNSTAIVADEKYRARSGAMNFYTLYRSHNYHFKIYGAMFLGQSKTALETAAQLEASIPEDLLRVQSPPMADWLEAFLAMRVHALIRFGRWSDIVELPLPADPKLYCATTAMLHYARGVAFSATGRIEEAEAERELFREAVTRVPETRMLFNNTCADILAIASAMLDGELEYRKGNHEAAFAALERSIELDDNLPYDEPWGWMQPTRHAYGALLLEQGRVEEAEAVYRADLGLDDTLPRALQHPGNVWALHGFHECLVRLGKTGEAEIVAQQLKIATALADVRVEASCFCRLEAVNGGADGGCC from the coding sequence ATGGACTACTACGATCTCGGCACCCACAGGCGGCCCGTGACGACATCGTCCCCCGAGGCCCAGAAGTGGTTCGACCGCGGCCTGGTCTGGTCGTACGCCTTCCACCACGAGGAAGCCGTCGCCTGCTTCGAGGCGGCCGTGGCCGCGGATCCCGACTGCGCCATGGCCCACTGGGGCATCGCCTACGCCCTGGGCCCCAACTACAACAAGCCCTGGGAGTTCTTCGACGGCGAGGACCTGGCCCGTACCGTCGACCGCACCCACGCCGCCGTCGAGCTCGCGCAGCGGAAGGCGGCCGGAGCCACCGCCGTCGAACAGGCGCTGATCGGCGCGCTCCGGGCCCGCTATCCGCAGGCGGACGCGGTCGAGGACTGCTCGGTGTGGAACGAGCCGTACGCCGACAGCATGCGCGCCGTGTACGAACTCGCCCCCGACGACCTCGACATCGCCACGCTCTACGCCGACGCGCTGATGAACCTCACCCCGTGGCAGCTGTGGGACCTGCGCACCGGCGAACCGGCCGAGGGCGCGCGCACGCTCGCCGCGAAGGCGGTCCTGGAACGGGCGATCGCCACCGAGGCAGGGGCGCGGCACCCCGGCGTCCTGCACATGTACATCCACCTGATGGAGATGTCCTCGGTCCCCGAGACCGCGCTGCCCGTCGCGGACCGGCTGCGCGGCCTGGTCCCCGACGCCGGCCACCTGCAGCACATGCCCACACACCTGGACGTGCTCTGCGGCGACTACCGGCGCGTGGTGTCCGACAACAGCACGGCGATCGTCGCCGACGAGAAGTACCGCGCTCGGTCCGGAGCGATGAACTTCTACACGCTGTACCGCTCTCACAACTACCACTTCAAGATCTACGGTGCGATGTTCCTCGGGCAGTCCAAGACCGCACTGGAGACGGCCGCCCAGCTCGAAGCCTCCATCCCGGAGGACCTGCTGCGGGTGCAGAGCCCGCCCATGGCGGACTGGCTGGAGGCCTTCCTCGCCATGCGGGTCCACGCGCTGATCCGGTTCGGCCGCTGGTCCGACATCGTGGAACTGCCGCTGCCCGCCGACCCGAAGCTGTACTGCGCGACGACCGCGATGCTCCACTACGCCCGCGGTGTCGCGTTCTCGGCCACCGGCCGGATCGAGGAGGCCGAGGCCGAACGCGAACTGTTCCGCGAGGCCGTCACCCGCGTACCGGAGACGCGGATGTTGTTCAACAACACCTGCGCCGACATCCTCGCGATCGCGTCGGCCATGCTCGACGGCGAACTGGAGTACCGCAAGGGCAACCACGAGGCCGCCTTCGCCGCCCTGGAACGGTCCATCGAACTGGACGACAACCTCCCCTACGACGAGCCGTGGGGCTGGATGCAGCCCACCCGTCACGCGTACGGCGCCCTCCTCCTCGAACAGGGCCGTGTGGAGGAGGCCGAAGCGGTCTACCGGGCCGACCTGGGCCTGGACGACACGCTTCCGCGCGCCCTGCAGCACCCGGGCAATGTCTGGGCCCTGCACGGCTTCCACGAATGCCTCGTCCGGCTGGGCAAGACGGGGGAGGCGGAGATCGTGGCCCAGCAACTGAAGATCGCCACGGCCTTGGCGGACGTACGGGTTGAGGCGTCGTGCTTCTGCCGCCTCGAAGCGGTCAACGGCGGTGCCGACGGCGGGTGTTGCTGA
- a CDS encoding discoidin domain-containing protein has translation MSQRAVGFTRRRAMQLLGASGIVTGLPLALGPGPASAATTAAAPGEDPVSHTYYRVLLSHTRWSEQQWDPAQGHYTDRDFGFAVVLGNAVLLTRGPYDAERAGVDKDTLRARTIATVKHFAASNRLTGGTKWGRRLFWDTTFQSYFVLAARLLWDDLDEATRRNIDTIAREQAQFTTQLGTGDDPDSGDWTPHGLSGGFEGDTKLEEMGVYTQSLAPGLAWASDDPRYEAWHAAFGRWSRNEAGLPAADLANPARVDGVAVSANTAQNLYDTFIVENHGSFGPHYQEELWRTSGRNSAHFLAAGRALPEVFTAQPNAGPLWRTLLGVMSDAGEPLMPMVADREHLYGRDVIPLAFLAQVVGDRAAARCEVALAERLEAYQEYPPQYRLAKFSGESKYEPEARAELAISYLLHEWRARSGKAPVRPLSRRELFEEASGVTDYGPGPGLVSHQSPGAWSGAVSKSGFVKFAWQPAHDDWLFALSGSTPMFLPGTGAKVTRRSVVTYSRPRDGFDGSASLLTLDRGYAGFTTLPSGAVVYATSGTAYGEGHLEVRNLTMPGMPGLDGKRTYGAAEGSTTVVAGSVGTSAGPRVDELTFPRAGFRHLRMLGVRPDPSYGYSLYAFEIRDGASGPDLAREAGSAASASSFDPGREPRLAVDGNATSRWAVSRADRPRADSWIAVDLGASRDVDRVTLRWEAAAGRAYRIQGSVDGQQWTDLVSWPRPDLTSRGGWLDIDGRAGLLVRGGANPISVYGDTVVLSDGPAESVLIEALPGATPEELRTAAARKTPSTQSAQVKAALTDHHLSLFNLSSDPVTTTVTIPGSRAEGIRLYQGVQTVTESGTAFHAELSAASAALAPARIVLSGGRIPVGLRAEVRDGRTVRLTGPSCHVTVSAQGRSVNATVRAGRTTTVTVPRAKAYPFADLALGRTTFPTAPLPPGMTDPRAAVDGDAGTAWSPGPDGRMVVDLGAEQHITEIRTQWRGGHAPASQVEFSLDGRTYSGAARLSARGVLRADRTARYVALRVITSAARPASLVALTVAQE, from the coding sequence ATGTCGCAGCGCGCCGTGGGGTTCACACGCCGTCGAGCCATGCAACTCCTCGGCGCTTCCGGCATCGTGACGGGCCTCCCGCTCGCCTTGGGTCCGGGCCCGGCCTCCGCCGCGACAACCGCGGCCGCCCCAGGAGAGGACCCTGTCTCCCACACGTACTACCGTGTCCTGCTCTCCCACACCCGGTGGTCGGAACAGCAATGGGACCCGGCCCAGGGCCACTACACCGACAGGGACTTCGGCTTCGCCGTCGTACTCGGCAACGCCGTCCTGCTGACCCGGGGCCCGTACGACGCCGAGCGGGCCGGAGTCGACAAGGACACCCTGCGCGCCAGGACCATCGCCACCGTGAAGCACTTCGCGGCATCCAACCGGCTGACCGGCGGTACCAAGTGGGGGCGGCGACTGTTCTGGGACACCACGTTCCAGTCGTACTTCGTGCTCGCGGCCCGTCTGTTGTGGGACGACCTCGATGAGGCGACGCGCAGGAACATCGACACCATCGCCCGCGAACAGGCGCAGTTCACCACGCAGTTGGGCACGGGCGACGATCCCGACTCCGGTGACTGGACCCCGCACGGCCTGAGTGGCGGATTCGAAGGCGACACCAAGCTGGAGGAGATGGGGGTCTACACGCAGTCACTGGCCCCCGGTCTGGCCTGGGCGAGCGACGATCCGCGGTACGAGGCATGGCACGCCGCCTTCGGCCGGTGGAGCCGCAACGAGGCGGGGCTGCCTGCCGCCGACCTCGCCAACCCGGCCCGCGTGGACGGCGTCGCCGTCAGCGCGAACACCGCGCAGAACCTCTATGACACGTTCATCGTCGAGAACCACGGTTCGTTCGGCCCGCACTATCAGGAAGAGCTCTGGCGTACTTCGGGACGCAACAGCGCCCACTTCCTCGCCGCGGGCCGCGCTCTGCCCGAGGTGTTCACCGCACAGCCGAACGCCGGGCCGTTGTGGCGCACCCTGCTCGGCGTGATGAGCGACGCGGGCGAGCCCCTGATGCCGATGGTCGCCGATCGCGAGCACCTCTACGGGCGGGACGTCATTCCGCTCGCCTTCCTGGCCCAGGTCGTCGGCGACCGTGCGGCGGCCCGCTGTGAAGTGGCCCTGGCCGAGCGCCTGGAGGCGTATCAGGAGTACCCGCCGCAGTACCGTCTCGCGAAGTTCTCGGGCGAGTCCAAGTACGAGCCGGAGGCCCGGGCCGAACTGGCCATCAGCTACCTGCTGCACGAGTGGCGGGCCCGGTCGGGGAAGGCGCCCGTGCGTCCCCTGTCACGGCGCGAGCTCTTCGAGGAGGCGAGCGGCGTCACCGACTACGGCCCCGGTCCCGGCCTCGTCTCCCATCAGTCACCGGGCGCGTGGTCCGGTGCGGTCAGCAAGTCCGGCTTCGTGAAGTTCGCCTGGCAACCGGCCCACGACGACTGGCTGTTCGCACTCAGTGGTTCGACACCGATGTTCCTGCCGGGCACCGGCGCCAAGGTCACCCGGCGTTCGGTCGTCACCTACTCGCGACCGCGGGACGGGTTCGACGGCAGCGCGAGCCTGCTCACGCTGGACCGCGGATACGCGGGGTTCACCACGTTGCCGTCCGGCGCCGTCGTATACGCGACCTCCGGGACGGCGTACGGCGAGGGCCACTTGGAGGTGCGCAACCTGACCATGCCCGGGATGCCGGGGCTGGACGGGAAGCGCACCTATGGGGCGGCCGAGGGAAGCACGACGGTCGTGGCCGGGAGCGTTGGCACGTCCGCCGGCCCGCGCGTCGACGAACTCACGTTTCCGCGTGCCGGGTTCCGTCATCTGCGCATGCTCGGAGTGCGCCCCGACCCGTCGTACGGCTATTCGCTGTACGCCTTCGAGATACGTGACGGAGCCTCGGGCCCCGATCTTGCGCGCGAGGCGGGTTCGGCAGCCTCCGCCTCCTCCTTCGACCCGGGCAGGGAGCCCAGGCTCGCCGTCGACGGCAACGCCACCAGCCGCTGGGCGGTGTCGCGCGCGGACCGTCCACGGGCGGACAGCTGGATCGCGGTCGATCTGGGCGCGTCCCGGGACGTGGACCGGGTGACGCTTCGCTGGGAGGCCGCGGCGGGCCGTGCGTACCGGATACAGGGATCGGTCGACGGGCAGCAGTGGACCGACCTGGTCTCCTGGCCGCGGCCGGACCTCACCAGCCGCGGCGGATGGCTGGACATCGACGGCCGCGCGGGTCTCCTCGTGCGAGGCGGCGCCAACCCGATCTCCGTGTACGGCGACACGGTCGTCCTCTCCGACGGTCCGGCCGAGAGCGTGCTCATCGAGGCACTCCCCGGCGCAACGCCCGAGGAACTGCGTACCGCGGCCGCCCGCAAGACACCCTCGACGCAGTCCGCTCAGGTGAAGGCGGCCCTCACCGATCACCACCTGAGCCTGTTCAACCTTTCCTCGGACCCGGTGACCACCACCGTGACGATCCCGGGTTCGCGTGCCGAGGGAATCCGCCTCTACCAAGGCGTTCAGACCGTCACCGAATCGGGCACGGCCTTCCACGCCGAACTGTCCGCCGCCTCCGCGGCCCTGGCGCCTGCGCGCATCGTCCTGTCCGGCGGCCGCATTCCTGTCGGGCTCCGTGCCGAGGTGCGTGACGGCCGCACCGTACGGCTCACCGGCCCCTCCTGCCACGTCACCGTCTCGGCACAGGGCAGGAGTGTCAACGCCACGGTCCGGGCGGGCCGCACGACCACCGTGACCGTGCCGCGCGCCAAGGCGTACCCCTTCGCCGACCTGGCACTCGGGCGCACCACCTTCCCGACCGCACCGCTGCCGCCCGGTATGACGGACCCCAGGGCCGCGGTCGACGGCGACGCGGGCACCGCGTGGTCGCCCGGTCCCGACGGTCGCATGGTCGTCGACCTGGGTGCCGAACAGCACATCACCGAGATCCGGACCCAGTGGCGAGGAGGTCATGCCCCGGCATCCCAGGTCGAGTTCAGCCTGGACGGCCGTACGTACAGTGGCGCGGCGCGACTGTCTGCGCGTGGCGTCCTGCGCGCCGACCGCACCGCCCGCTACGTGGCACTACGGGTCATCACATCAGCCGCGCGCCCTGCCTCACTCGTCGCCCTCACGGTTGCGCAGGAGTGA
- the icmF gene encoding fused isobutyryl-CoA mutase/GTPase IcmF has translation MSDLHRPANPIRLVTASALFDGHDASINIMRRIFQSQGAEVIHLGHNRSVQEVVDAALEEDAHGVAVSSYQGGHVEYFEYLVDSLRRQGAEHVRVVGGGGGVIVPEEITRLRNRGVTIFSPEDGQRMGLAGMVNTVVKDCDFDLWDGKPTDAAAVLAGDRFAIARAITGAELGKLPPDFLEQLRAAGAARSTPVVGITGTGGSGKSSLTDELVRRFRLDQQDKLRIAVIAVDPTRRRGGGALLGDRIRMNSLDGNRIFFRSLATRGSHELPAHLSEVIDVVKAAAFDLVIVETPGIGQGDAAIVPFVDTSLYVMTPEFGAASQLEKIDMLDFADVVAINKFERRGAKDALRDVGRQLVRNREAFGKRPEDMPVLGTSAATFNDDGVTALYQYVKAALAEHGLPLSEGTLAPVDVRHSSGIRQVVPADRVRYLAEITDSVRGYHVSTELLAEAARRVQRLESVEGELVAAGSEAGNVQSLLDGARKQLPQDIREQIANWPAVVASYSGDELVVKARDKEIRTKLTRESLSGNKIPRVSLPRFTDHGELVRFWRRENLPGHFPFAAGVFPFKRDGEDPARMFAGEGDPFRTNRRFKLLSEGQPATRLSTAFDSVTLYGRDPDERPDIYGKVGTSGVSVATLDDMKTLYDGFDLIAPTTSVSMTINGPAPTVLAFFLNTAIDQQVERFRTAEGRDPSPEETDQLRAHALANVRGTVQADILKEDQGQNTCLFSTEFSLRMMADIQEWFIAHKVRNFYSVSISGYHIAEAGANPISQLAFTLANGFTYVEAYLARGMHIDDFAPNLSFFFSNGMDPEYSVLGRVARRIWAVAMKEKYGANERSQKLKYHVQTSGRSLHAQEMDFNDIRTTLQALIAIYDNCNSLHTNAYDEAVTTPTEDSVRRALAIQLIINREWGLAMNENPLQGSFIIDELTDLVEESVLQEFERISERGGVLGAMETGYQRGRIQDESMLYEQRKHDGTLPLIGVNTFRNPHADTAEPVVIELARATEDEKQSQLERVRDYQSRHRDPAHAALSALKDAAVSGDNVFAVLMETARVCSLQQITDAFFEVGGQYRRNV, from the coding sequence ATGAGCGACCTGCACCGCCCCGCGAACCCCATCCGTCTGGTCACCGCGTCGGCGCTGTTCGACGGGCATGACGCCTCGATCAACATCATGCGGCGGATCTTCCAGTCCCAAGGGGCCGAGGTGATTCATCTCGGACACAACCGGTCGGTGCAGGAGGTCGTGGACGCGGCCCTTGAGGAGGACGCGCACGGTGTGGCGGTCTCGTCCTACCAGGGCGGGCACGTGGAGTACTTCGAGTACCTGGTCGACTCGCTGCGCCGGCAGGGGGCCGAGCACGTGCGCGTGGTGGGCGGCGGTGGCGGCGTCATCGTGCCCGAGGAGATCACCCGGCTGCGCAACCGCGGCGTGACCATCTTCTCCCCGGAGGACGGCCAGCGCATGGGCCTCGCCGGGATGGTCAACACGGTGGTGAAGGACTGCGACTTCGACCTCTGGGACGGCAAGCCGACCGACGCTGCCGCCGTACTCGCGGGCGACCGGTTCGCGATCGCCCGCGCCATCACGGGTGCGGAGCTCGGCAAGCTGCCCCCGGACTTCCTGGAGCAGCTGCGTGCCGCCGGGGCCGCGCGCAGCACGCCGGTGGTCGGCATCACCGGCACCGGCGGCTCGGGCAAGTCGTCGCTGACCGACGAGCTGGTGCGCCGGTTCCGTCTCGACCAGCAGGACAAGCTGCGGATCGCGGTGATCGCGGTCGACCCGACGCGGCGCCGTGGCGGCGGTGCGCTGCTCGGTGACCGGATCCGGATGAACTCCCTGGACGGGAACCGGATCTTCTTCCGGAGCCTTGCCACCCGCGGCAGCCACGAGCTGCCCGCGCACCTGTCCGAGGTGATCGACGTGGTCAAGGCCGCCGCCTTCGACCTGGTGATCGTGGAGACACCGGGCATCGGCCAGGGCGACGCTGCGATCGTGCCGTTCGTCGACACCTCGCTGTACGTGATGACGCCGGAGTTCGGCGCCGCCTCGCAGTTGGAGAAGATCGACATGCTCGACTTCGCCGACGTCGTGGCGATCAACAAGTTCGAGCGGCGCGGCGCCAAGGACGCGCTGCGCGACGTGGGTCGCCAACTGGTCCGTAACCGCGAGGCGTTCGGGAAGCGGCCCGAGGACATGCCGGTGCTCGGCACCTCGGCGGCCACGTTCAACGACGACGGTGTCACCGCGCTCTACCAGTACGTGAAGGCGGCGCTGGCCGAGCACGGGCTGCCGCTTTCCGAGGGCACGCTGGCGCCGGTCGACGTGCGCCACTCCTCCGGCATCCGGCAGGTGGTTCCCGCGGACCGGGTGCGCTACCTCGCCGAGATCACCGACTCGGTCCGCGGGTACCACGTGTCCACCGAGCTGCTGGCCGAGGCTGCCCGGCGGGTTCAGCGCCTGGAGTCCGTCGAGGGCGAACTGGTCGCGGCCGGCTCCGAGGCGGGCAACGTCCAGTCGCTCCTCGACGGCGCCCGCAAGCAGCTCCCGCAGGACATCAGGGAGCAGATCGCGAACTGGCCCGCCGTCGTGGCCTCCTACTCCGGCGACGAGCTGGTCGTGAAGGCGCGGGACAAGGAGATCCGTACCAAGCTGACCCGCGAGTCCCTCTCGGGCAACAAGATCCCGCGTGTCTCGCTGCCCCGGTTCACCGACCACGGGGAGCTGGTGCGGTTCTGGCGTCGGGAGAACCTGCCCGGCCACTTCCCGTTCGCCGCAGGGGTGTTCCCCTTCAAGCGCGACGGTGAGGACCCGGCGCGGATGTTCGCAGGCGAGGGAGATCCCTTCCGCACCAACCGACGCTTCAAGCTGCTGTCCGAGGGCCAGCCGGCCACCCGACTGTCCACCGCCTTCGACTCGGTCACCCTCTACGGCCGCGACCCGGACGAGCGTCCCGACATCTACGGCAAGGTCGGCACGTCCGGCGTGTCGGTCGCGACCCTGGACGACATGAAGACGCTCTACGACGGCTTCGACCTGATCGCTCCGACGACCTCGGTGTCGATGACGATCAACGGCCCGGCCCCCACCGTGCTCGCGTTCTTCCTCAACACCGCCATCGACCAGCAGGTCGAGAGGTTCCGTACGGCCGAGGGCCGTGACCCCTCCCCCGAGGAGACGGACCAGCTGCGTGCGCACGCACTGGCGAACGTGCGGGGCACGGTGCAGGCCGACATCCTCAAGGAGGACCAGGGGCAGAACACCTGTCTGTTCTCCACCGAGTTCAGCCTGCGGATGATGGCCGACATCCAGGAGTGGTTCATCGCCCACAAGGTCCGCAACTTCTACTCGGTGTCCATCTCCGGCTACCACATCGCCGAGGCCGGGGCGAACCCCATCAGCCAGCTCGCCTTCACCCTCGCCAACGGCTTCACCTATGTGGAGGCCTACCTCGCGCGGGGCATGCACATCGACGACTTCGCCCCCAACCTGTCGTTCTTCTTCTCCAACGGCATGGACCCGGAGTACTCGGTCCTGGGCCGGGTCGCCCGCCGGATCTGGGCCGTCGCGATGAAGGAGAAGTACGGGGCCAACGAGCGCAGCCAGAAGCTGAAGTACCACGTCCAGACCTCCGGACGCTCCCTGCACGCCCAGGAGATGGACTTCAACGACATCCGCACCACCCTGCAGGCGCTCATCGCCATCTACGACAACTGCAACAGCCTGCACACCAACGCCTACGACGAGGCCGTGACCACCCCCACCGAGGACTCCGTCCGCCGGGCCCTGGCCATCCAGTTGATCATCAACAGGGAATGGGGCCTGGCCATGAACGAGAACCCCCTCCAGGGCTCGTTCATCATCGACGAACTCACCGATCTGGTCGAGGAGTCCGTCCTCCAGGAGTTCGAGCGGATCAGCGAGCGAGGCGGTGTGCTCGGCGCCATGGAGACCGGCTACCAGCGCGGCCGCATCCAGGACGAGTCGATGCTCTACGAACAGCGCAAGCACGACGGCACCCTGCCCCTCATCGGCGTCAACACCTTCCGCAATCCGCACGCGGACACCGCCGAACCCGTCGTCATCGAGCTGGCCCGCGCCACCGAGGACGAGAAGCAGTCCCAGCTGGAGCGCGTGCGCGACTACCAGTCCCGCCACCGCGACCCGGCCCACGCGGCCCTGTCCGCCCTCAAGGACGCGGCCGTCAGCGGCGACAACGTCTTCGCCGTCCTCATGGAGACCGCACGGGTCTGCTCGCTCCAGCAGATCACCGACGCCTTCTTCGAGGTCGGCGGCCAGTACCGCCGCAACGTCTGA